In Leptospira fletcheri, the genomic window CCTGCTTTTCAATGAATTTCTGGTGGGACTTGAGCGAATCCTTGGAGACTCCTACGACTTGGAACCCTTGCTTTTTCATCCGGGAAAAATTGTCCCGAAAATCGCAGGCCTCCGTCGTGCATCCGGGAGTCAGATCTCTAGGATAAAAATACAGTACTAATCCTTTTTCCCCCATCAAGCTTTTGAGGTCCTTTTTTTGTCCGGACTCGTCGGTTCCCGTAAAGGCGGGGGCTTTGCCGCCCTCTTTCAGTTCGTTCATTCGATTCTCGTATCCCTATTTCTGCCTGCGGGACCGTTTTCGTCGGCAGGCGTTTCCCCCCAGGATCCTCTCCGGGCACGGAAAGCCGAGGAAAAATCGATTGCGAAACTTTTTTTTCGGACGATATTCTAAGTATGGATTCGAAAGAGCGGATGGAACTCATACGAGAAGGCAACCAGGCCTTTAACGAAGGGGATATCCGGAGGGCCCGGGAATGCTTTTTGAAGACGGAATATAAGGACGGGCTCATCCGCTTAGGGGATTATTTCATGTTCGAGAAAAAACTCCCGATTCTCGCTTACGGATATTATAAAAAAGCGGGATCTCAAAAGAGAATCGACGAAATTTTCCAACGTATGTTATGGGCACTCTCCGAATGGATCGGGCAGGACAAGTTCAAACTTCCTCAGACCCAGGCCAAGACTCTAGATCCGGAAGATTTTACGGTGCACCCGCTTTTGAGACAAACCGCTCTGGACATTCTGAAAAAACAGGGGATCTCTCCCTAGTTCCGCGGACTTCCTTCGAAAAAAGAAGAAAGCCCGTGTATAAAACCGTGGGTTATTGTACCGTCGCCGTAATTCCACTCGGAGCATTGATGTAGGTCAGGGTTCCGTACGCATTCGCGGAATTTCCGGTCTTCGTTTTTCCCTGCAGTGAGGAGTTTGAGATTCCACCGTATAGGATGGCGTTAACCGTATCCGCATAGGTATACTTCGTGTTGTACGCTCTTGCCAAGGCTGCAATTCCGGCGACGTGAGGAGATGCCATGGACGTCCCGTTTAAAATGCTGTAATGAGTCGTGTCGTTTCCGAGTACGTTCAAGCTATAGTAATCCAATCCGATTCCTAAACCGAAGGTTCCACATCCTCCAGTGCAAGAGTACGTTTGATTCCCGGAAGAAGTGAAATTCAGTCCGATCGTACAGGTCGTAGTGGTGCAAGTGGAAGAGATATTGTAAGTAGGATTTTCCGGATCCATTCCCGTAATTCCGTTGTTCGCTTGGACTAGAGTGGCCGGAAAGGAACCGCTGTTCGTTCCCGCGTAGATGTTGAAGTAGTCGCCCGCAAGTAAGGATTCGAAATAGTCCAGGTTTAACGTGACTGCCACGGGAGTGAACGGTAGGGTAAACGTCTTGTAGAGGCTATTTCCGGTGGAGGTTTCCCGGTAATAGGAAGCGCCGGACCAGAAGTTACAAGCATCGGAAGTATCCACCGAGGAATTGAACATTAGTAGATTGGAATATGTTTTTCCTCCTACCGTGCAGCTCTTGACTCTCCAATCCGTTCCGCTGGTCGTCCAAGTGGAGAAATCCTGGGAGGCAGTCGATTGGGAGAACACCGCGCCATTTCCCGGCCAGGTGCTCAGGATATTCGCCCCGGGAGCGCCTACGGCGACCGTAGATGAGGAACCTGCAGTATTATAATCTGAGAAATTCGTAATATTATAATTTTGATCTAACGCTGCCACGCAGACCAGGTTCGGGAGGCCGTAATCGCAAGGGTAGGTTGCGTTTGAGGTCACTGCATGGTTTAGTCCGGAGTTGCCTGCCGCAACGACTACTACAACGTCGTGGTTTTGGGCGTTCTGGATGGCGGAATAGAAGGAGGCGCTGTATCCCGCTCCTCCGAGACTCATGTTGATGATCTTGGCTCCGTTGTTGACCGCAAAATTAATTCCGTTGATGATATTCGAAGTCGAACCGGATCCGGTTTCGTCCAAGACTCGGACCGCCATCAATTTGCTCGTTTGGCAGACACCGGTGGTTCCTAGGCTATTGTTTCCTTGGGCTCCTATGGTTCCCGCGACGTGGGTCCCATGGCCGGTATAATCCATCGGGTCGTTCGCGGTTCTGGTTCCCGCGTAGTTCCATCCGTGATGAGGACAGGACCCTCCTGTGGTGGCGGTTCCGCCGTTTTCATCCAAACAGGAGCCGCTCGGACTCCACATTTCGTTCACTAAATCCTGGTGATTGTAATTGATTCCGGTATCCACCACAGCAACGATCACGGAGCTACAGTCAGTTTGGAGGGTCCATGCGGACTCCGCGCTGATGTCTTTGCCAGACGTTCCCGGATTTGCCGTCGGGTTTCCGACAGTATCCGTGTAAAATTCCGGAGTTACTGCGCTTCCTGCGGTTAGAGTTTGGGCGGTGTTCTTGAGTCCCCACAAGCTGCCGTACGAAGAGTCGTTCGGAGATTGGGTTTGGTAGATGTAATTCGGTTCGGCAAATTCCACGTTCGGATCGTTTTGCCAAGCTGCGACCGCGTCTTCGACGGATTGGTTCTGAGGAAGTTGTATATGTGCGGTTCTCGCGTGGCCGAGATTGGAAAGGAGCTTGCCTCCTTTCTGGACGGCCATTGCACTAGCGGAGACTCCGGATTTGAACCGAACGATGACTTCGCCCGGAACATATTTGGGTTTTTTGGCTCGATCGATCAATTTAGGAATGGTCTTTTGAGCGACAAAGAAAAGTCCTAGAACGAGTAAGAGAAGGGTACCGAGGAAAGCGCGATTTTTACTATTCATATTCAAACCTTTTGAAAATCCCTAAAGACTTAATTTACTTGAACGGTCGTGGGAGTCGCCGCCGGGGTTCCGTTCGGATTTAGGGAAGAGTATCCTAAAACATAGATGTAAACTTGGCTTCCGCTCGGAATGGAGAGAGTGGCGGAAGTCGGAGCTGTAGCTCCGCTTGCATAAGGAACCGTGGAGCAAACAGCGGTTGCCGCTTGGTAAGAAGGGTTGATTCCATAGCAGGCTTTATAACCGCCACCTGTCGAATTTACGGATTTCTCACGATTGGCCTGCCAGTTCACAAGAACATTTCTCGGGGCTCCCGTTCCGATACTTCCTATTTTCGAACCGGAGCTTCCCATCAGAAGAAAGATCAAAGGATTCATTCCACCGCCGCCGCCACCGGAACATCGGGAGAAAATTAGGAATAAGAGTAAAAGAAGGCCGCGCGCTACGAACATTGTTGCTCCCGATCGTTTCTTTCGAATCGATACTTCGTTTTTCAACGGCGCTTTTCCGAACTCTTATTCAAATATCCGGTAAAGGCATAAAGATGTCCGGATTGGCACCGTAAAGCCACAGAAAGATAGGGGCAAAAAATATTCAACCAATTTAGAAAATTTTTTACTGATACTTTATCAGTTGAATTGCTTGATTTTGATCTAAAATATCAACCATTAGAAAGATTCTACCCCCATGATTTGTTCTATTTTAGAGATTGGGTTCGTTCGGAATAGGTTGCTCAAGAGCTTATAGCTTTGGTTAGAATGTCGAATCCTTCCCTTGCCGCTAACATTGACCGATCGAACGAAGCAAAAATCCAGTTCGGTTATTTCCGAAAAATATTTTTCATTTTCCTTTGTGTCCAAGACCAACATCTTTCCTTATTAGCCTGAACTTAGGGCCAACTATATTCCCTACTTAATTTAGAAAAGGATCAGCAGGATGGAGCTAGAAACGGTCCAAGCAATTCGTTCGAATCTGTGATCCGTGCAAGAATGTAAGATTATAAGAACCTAATATTAGGTAGATGACTTTCAGTTACCTGCCGAGGGGATTCTTAGCGGTGAGATTGACTGGAAACTGGGGAATATTTTGACCCTGGGCTCTTTTGCCTCCATGCGCCAATCATTTTATTGGAGCCTTAATCATTCTTCGTTTGGCTCCATCAGGAATTCTTTCTTAATTCCGCTAAACAAAGCATTCTACGAATGATTCAAATAAATGAAAATACGATAATTTCCATCAGCAACGATCGCAGCTGGGCTTTTTAATTGAACAGTAGCTAAAGCAATTTTTCCCGAAATCTTTTCGGAAGACGAATTGGGTACGTTGATCTCACGAACGATCCTATTGGATACGCATGATATGGCAAAGGATAGAAAAATAAATAGAAATATTCTTTTTTTACCGAGCATTTTAATTCATCCCCTTTAATTGTTATGTAGATATTAGAAATATTGAATAATTTTATTAAATAATTTTGCTGTCAAATAGTTTTTCCGTACTTTCAGAATACCGACGATTCCGATTTTTAGAAACCGCATCTCGCTTTTAAGTAAGGATTCTCCCTTGGAGGGCCTATGACTTTCCAAGGTAACAAGCGCAAGGTCCTTGGAGGTTTCCATCGTGCTATTCATGGAAAAACCTCGCCTAAAGTCATACAGCTAAATAACAGACAGTTTTTGAGCTAAGGCCTCCCTTTCTTGTTGCCTCTGTAAGGTTTTTTCAAAAACAATAACTTTCTCTTGGAACGGATCTTTACACGTAGGCTATTCACCTTTTTCGCTTTCTTCTTGTTTTTACTATTTGCGGGCTGGCTCTTCTTTCTCCGCGAGAGAGGAGGGGGGAAGGGAAACGAAAGAGTCGAAAAAGCGAATGAAACGAGGATTTACGCTTCGACTTGGTCTCAGGATTTTTGGGCCATGCTCAAATACATACGTCTCTATGACGAGCTGCATCCGTTTTTATACAATTTGGAAGGCGGACGGAACAATACCGGGCGAATCTTATCGGTATGGAAACCGGAGGAAATCTCCGAAAGAATGATGTGGTTCCGGCTCGTCTCTCCGAATACGTTGATCATTCCCACGATTTTTCGCTGGGAAAACGATTTCGAAAAGATATCCGACGCGATCGGCTTGGCAGGAAACGTAAAAGTCCGGGATTTTCATATTCGAAATATTTTAAGCGAAGTGGAGAAATACGGGTACGACGGAATTGATATAGATTACGAGGGAATGACCTGCGAAAAGAAGGAAGCCTTCGAGGAATTTTTGGCTCTCCTCAAAGAGGAGCTACACAAAAGAAAGAAACTGCTTTCGGTTTCCATTCATCCTAAAACGGTCGCGGAACAAAAGACACGCTTTGCTTGCTCGGGTCTCAAAGCTCCGATCGAAGTCGATTATTTCGAAGCGTATCGCGGCCAGTTGACCCACGACTACGAATTTTTAGGTCGGACCGCGGACAAGATCAAGATTATGGCGTACGAATTGCATCCTAGGAAAAACGGATTTCCCGGTCCCGGTCCGCAAGCGCCGGATTGGTGGATCGATAAGATCCTGCAATACGCCGTGGAGAGAATTCCCGCGAATAAACTTTATATGGCGATTCCTACGTACGGATACGACTGGCCTCTGAATTGCGATCTTCCTTCCAAGTCCGTGTATTATTCCCGAGCGAAGTTTATCCGGGAACATTGGAATCCGAGGATGGAACAGCCGACGGACGTAATCAAAATCTATCAAACCCAGGCGAAGGCGGGAGATTGGATCTACCTTCGCCCTTATCTGTACCGTCATGAAGGTCATGTTTATACCGACCCTTCCTTATGGTACAGGTCGGGAGGCTGCGATCGTGCGGCTTTCTACATGAATCGGACGTCCTTCGAGAAAAAGATGAATATATTAGAAAAATATAAAATTAGGGGATTCTCTTTTTGGCAATTGATAGAGGACAATGATCCGGAAATCCATCAATATCTGGAGGAAAAATTGGGAGAAGGATCCAAAGAATCTTCTTCCCCCTAAGATACGTTAGTTCGATTCCGAAATTCTCATTTTGCCAGGCTGATCGTCGGCTCCTTTTTCCATTGGGTGGGTTCGTGTCCGTAGACGACCCGTACTTTCCGAAAGGTCTTGGAGAATAGATTCATTCTACTTATGATATCCACGCTCTTTTTCTTATCCACCGTAGCCCCCGGAGGGATTTCGTTTTCGAATCCCGCTTTTAGGTGGGAGGAATCGAACGTGAACAAAATGGGTCCGCTCGAGGCGTTTAAAAGGACGGCAAGTTCCCCCTCCGTGTGTCCATGGGCGGAGATAATCCAGACGGATCCGTCTCCATAAAGATCGTGAACGGAACCTAAAATCGGCATTTCGAAGAACTGATCCTTTTTTAGGATAGAGAGATCGAAATCGAAGGAAAGGGCCTTCGAAGAATATCCGTGAAAAACTCCGAAAGCGCGACTTGCGTCCTTGGCTTCCTCTTCGGAAATCAATACCCGTACCGGTCCTCTTTTTCTAAGCGCCTCCATTCCTCCTATATGGTCCCAATGCAGATGGGATACCAGGACGAAATTCAACTGTTGATTCGAAATTTTTAATGCTTCCAGCTGGCCTGCGGAATCCCTTCCTTTTTCGGAACGACACGGGGCATTGAACAAAGGTCCTATCAGACTGAAATCGCAACGATTTTCGGAGTCGACGCCCGGTACTCCGGAATCCAGAAGAAAATACCCGTTTTCCGGATGTTTTACAAGATAGCTCAAAGCGGGCACCCATTGTTCCCGTTTCTGGTCTTCCGGCGTTTTGGGATTTTCACGATCGATCAATATGGAAGGACCAGTGAACACATATCCGGTTAGGAAGGCGGTGACTTCCAAGCGGGTCGGCCGGGAAAAAACTTCTTCCCAATTTCCGAATTTTCGATCGGATTTGGGACGACTCCAGACGTCGGCTTCCTTTTTCATCGGAGCCGCCAAAAAGCAATTTGAACTGAATAGACAAGCAAGGACCAATGTACTCCCTACTTTCTTTTGAAAACCGTTCGACATTTGAAACCTCTGTGGTTCGGAATTTACTGATTTCCGATCCACACGAATGTAAGATACACGGGCTTCCGAAAATCGCCTGGGACTTTTGTTCCATCGGTTCGGAAAAAATACGAAAAGGAACGTGAAACAGAATGAAATTTCCGAAAGAAGTTCTGCAAGCTTTGGAATCGAGCATCTTTTCCTCTTTGGAAAAGCAAACGTATCTACCGTTGGTTGAAAGAGGTTTTTCCGTAAGATTCAAAGCGGGACAGATTGTGGAAAGAAAAGTCGGCGATCCGGAATATGCGGGGCTCGTCGTTTCCGGTTTTTTCAGGATGTATCTGTTTGCGGAATCAGGGAGGCAAATCACGGTCCGTTATACGAAGAGGGGAGATATGATGGGAATCGTAGGCGCCTTAAGCGAGGAGGAGAAGATCGGAGAGCCGGAAGAGACTTTTGTCCAGGCCTTGACCGATTCCGAAATCTTGGCGCTTTCGTTCGAGGATTTGCGAAAATACGGGAAGCGTTCCCCGGAACTCGCCTGGGCATTCGCGAAAGAATGCGCTAGAAGAACATACGCCGCGTTACGGGAATTGTACGGTGTAAGTTTTACCGGGGTTAGGCAAAGGCTCGCGCGCCATCTGTTAGTGAACGCTACGAGCGGAGAAAATCCTCCTTTTCTATCGGTGATCTTGTCGCAACAGAATCTCGCGGACTCGATCGGAACGGTACGGGAAGTGGTGGTCCGAGAACTGAGAAGTCTAAAACAGGAAGGACTGATTATCGGGCACAGGAACCGGATCGAAATCCTGGATCCGATCGCGTTGCATTCGGTTTCCGAAGAAGGATACCGATAGGGAAGATTATATTATTCTTTCATAATACTATTGGATATGATCAATTTTTGGATCTCGCTGGTGCCGCCGCCGATTTCCCCCAATCTCACGTCCCTATACAGTCTGGAAACTTTGTATTCGTCCATGAATCCGGCTCCCCCGTGGATCTGCACCGCAAGGTTCGTTACCTCTCTCGCCGAGGTCGTGGCGAACAATTTGCAGGCGGCGCATCTTCCGGATAAATTCATATTTCCTTTCCCTTGAGAGTCGCTTTCTTCCATTTCCCAAGCGACGCTGTAAGTGAACCATTTGGAGGCTTCCAGTTTCGCGTACATTTCCGCCAACAGAAACGCGACTCCCTGGTGTTGGAAGATGCTTTTTCCGAAACTTTTTCTTGTGGAGGAAAAATTCTTGGACTCTTCCAGGCAGGCCTTCATGACTCCTAACGAGTAGGAGGACAAGGACAGTCTTTCCGCATTAAAAGTCTGCATGGTTTGTCGGAAACCTTTGCCTAATTTTCCCAGGATGTCCTCTTCGGTAACTTCCACCTCCTCTAGAAACAAAGCGCCCGTAGGGGAACCTCTCAAACCCATCTTGTCCATAGAGGCGGAGCGAGTTACCCCTTTAGAATGTAGGTCCACGATAAAATGTGTGAGACCTTTTTCTTGTCCGATCTCGTCTTGAACTCTCGCTAGAACGAGACAATAGTCCGCGACCGGAGCGTTCGTAATGTACGTCTTTTGTCCGGAAAGCAGGTACTTCCCTTTCGAAGTCCGTCTTGCTCGTGAGGAGACCGCCGAAACATCCGAACCGGAATCCGGTTCCGTGATTCCTAAGGATCCTATCTTTTTCCCTGAGATGATGTCCGGAAGGTACTTTCTTTTCTGATCCGTTGTTCCGAAATGTTTTAGAGGAAGTCCGAATAAACCTGCAGAAGCACCCACGCTGAAAAACGTACTACCGCAATATTCCGAAACGACTTCCATTGCCAGAGTGCTCAAAAAAATTCCAGCACCTTGCCCTCCGTATTCCTCCTCGTGCAAAAGGCCGAGGTAGCCTGCCTGAGCCAGTTTTTCGAAGTGAGAGCGTGGGATTTCCTTATTTCTATCCGCCTGTTCCGCAAACGGAGCAATTTCCTTTTTGCAAAACGTTCGAAACGATTCAATGAACTCTTGTTCATTCTTTGTTAATTGAAAATTCATGAATGCCCTCTCGAATCGGGTCCAGAGTCGAGAGGGATCCGTTTCCTTCAACAAGAATTCCTCCTTCCGAATGTTGTTCGGATCGACGTTTTTTTTCCGGGCGATGGACGGCTTTTTCCTCCGGTTTCCAGATTTAGGATGGTTGACAACTTCCAGTATCGTTGGATAACACCCTGCATGCAGTCCTTGCTGTCCCTTTCCATTCCGCGATTCGGAAGCGAGTATGTTTCCTGGGCGCTGGTCTCTTTTGCGGTATTCGGAACGTATTTGGGTTTTCTACTTTGCGTGGGTCAATGCGTTTTGGAACGCAAGTCCGCGTTAAATCGTCTGCTGTCCCTGTTGTTTCTGTTTTTAGGAATTCTGGTAGGCTCGGGACTTGCGATGGTCTCGGGTTTTTATCGTGTCTCTCCTAGATTCGTTTTACTGCATATTCCCGCTCTCGGATCCATAGGTCCGGTACTTTACGGAATCCATAGGATCATACGGGATTCCGAAGTGGAAGAATCCTTTTTCGGTTTGGATAAAAAGCATTTTTTCCTTCCCGCTTTGTTTTGGGTTTTATACGTCGCAGTCTGCTTTTCGGATTCAGAATCTTTGGTGCACGGGTTCGAGAGTTTTGTTTTCCAATCGACGAGTTTAGATCTGGTTTTTTATGCCCCGTTCGCGGTTTTGGCCGGATATATATTAGGACTTCTGAAAGGAATTCGGATCCTTTTTAAAGTTGCCGTTCTTAGGGAGGAATGGACGACTCGGGTGCTGTTATACATCCTCCTCGCTACAATCGCTAACCATACCGTCGGAGCTTTGTATCTTTTGGGAAAGAATCCTTTGTTCCTGTTGGTGAGCGCGGACATGATGACCTTAAGCCTTTGCATTTCCTATCTGATCGGCCGGAAATATCCGGCGTACTTTCAGAATTTGCAACAAGTGGCGCGGGATACGATCCGGAAATACTCCCGTTCTCTCTTGCAAGGAATGGATCTGGAAACCTTGAGGGAAAATCTTAGAGTTGCGATGGAAGTAGATCGGTTGTACCGAGACGAGGAATTGAGCTTAGCAGCTCTCGCGGAGGAGATGGCACTTTCTTCCCACCAACTTTCCGAGTTGATCAACCAGGAAATGGGCAAGAATTTTTCCGCGTTCGTAAACGAATACAGAATCCGGGAAGCCTGCGAACTCCTCAAGAAAGATAAAAATCGATCGATTTTGGACATCGGATACGAGGTAGGTTTCCGAAGCAAAACTTCCTTCCATCGGGCTTTTTTAAAAGAAATCGGACTTCCTCCGTCCGAATTTCGGGAAAAGGAAACCACCTAGAGAACCGGATTATCAATCGGAACCGGATTTTCGGTGTCGGTTTATAGAATGGAACGACGGGCGCTCTTTTTCGTGCCATAGTAATTATGAGCGAAATGAAAGGAGACTCGCATGGCGGTAGCGGCGTTACAAAAGAATCGTCCAGTCGACGGATTTAACGATAAGGAAAAAGCGAAGAGGATCATAAAGTGGATCCGTAGGACGGATTCCCGAGTCCGGCGAAAATTGGGTTTTCTAAAATACCAAAACGAGATCGGATTCGGAATCACGATCGGATCCGCCTTCGGTATGATCCTATTGGGAGGGTTATATATCGCGGGTTTGATTCCATTTTGGGCCTGTATCGTAGGTAACGGAATTCTCGCTTCCTTTCTGCACGAGATGGAGCACGATCTCATTCATAGTTTGTATTTTAAGGAAAATCCTAAGATGCAGAATTTCCTGTTCTGGGTGGTTTGGCTTTTTCGGGCGAATACGGTCAATCCATGGTTCAGGAAGGAAA contains:
- the bcp gene encoding thioredoxin-dependent thiol peroxidase, which gives rise to MNELKEGGKAPAFTGTDESGQKKDLKSLMGEKGLVLYFYPRDLTPGCTTEACDFRDNFSRMKKQGFQVVGVSKDSLKSHQKFIEKQELNFTLISDEDGSICEKYGVWQLKKFMGRESMGIVRTTFLIGPDLKILKIYPKVSVKGHVDQILTDIKALEKK
- a CDS encoding Crp/Fnr family transcriptional regulator, with protein sequence MKFPKEVLQALESSIFSSLEKQTYLPLVERGFSVRFKAGQIVERKVGDPEYAGLVVSGFFRMYLFAESGRQITVRYTKRGDMMGIVGALSEEEKIGEPEETFVQALTDSEILALSFEDLRKYGKRSPELAWAFAKECARRTYAALRELYGVSFTGVRQRLARHLLVNATSGENPPFLSVILSQQNLADSIGTVREVVVRELRSLKQEGLIIGHRNRIEILDPIALHSVSEEGYR
- a CDS encoding MBL fold metallo-hydrolase — its product is MSNGFQKKVGSTLVLACLFSSNCFLAAPMKKEADVWSRPKSDRKFGNWEEVFSRPTRLEVTAFLTGYVFTGPSILIDRENPKTPEDQKREQWVPALSYLVKHPENGYFLLDSGVPGVDSENRCDFSLIGPLFNAPCRSEKGRDSAGQLEALKISNQQLNFVLVSHLHWDHIGGMEALRKRGPVRVLISEEEAKDASRAFGVFHGYSSKALSFDFDLSILKKDQFFEMPILGSVHDLYGDGSVWIISAHGHTEGELAVLLNASSGPILFTFDSSHLKAGFENEIPPGATVDKKKSVDIISRMNLFSKTFRKVRVVYGHEPTQWKKEPTISLAK
- a CDS encoding S8 family serine peptidase: MNSKNRAFLGTLLLLVLGLFFVAQKTIPKLIDRAKKPKYVPGEVIVRFKSGVSASAMAVQKGGKLLSNLGHARTAHIQLPQNQSVEDAVAAWQNDPNVEFAEPNYIYQTQSPNDSSYGSLWGLKNTAQTLTAGSAVTPEFYTDTVGNPTANPGTSGKDISAESAWTLQTDCSSVIVAVVDTGINYNHQDLVNEMWSPSGSCLDENGGTATTGGSCPHHGWNYAGTRTANDPMDYTGHGTHVAGTIGAQGNNSLGTTGVCQTSKLMAVRVLDETGSGSTSNIINGINFAVNNGAKIINMSLGGAGYSASFYSAIQNAQNHDVVVVVAAGNSGLNHAVTSNATYPCDYGLPNLVCVAALDQNYNITNFSDYNTAGSSSTVAVGAPGANILSTWPGNGAVFSQSTASQDFSTWTTSGTDWRVKSCTVGGKTYSNLLMFNSSVDTSDACNFWSGASYYRETSTGNSLYKTFTLPFTPVAVTLNLDYFESLLAGDYFNIYAGTNSGSFPATLVQANNGITGMDPENPTYNISSTCTTTTCTIGLNFTSSGNQTYSCTGGCGTFGLGIGLDYYSLNVLGNDTTHYSILNGTSMASPHVAGIAALARAYNTKYTYADTVNAILYGGISNSSLQGKTKTGNSANAYGTLTYINAPSGITATVQ
- a CDS encoding helix-turn-helix domain-containing protein; translated protein: MQSLLSLSIPRFGSEYVSWALVSFAVFGTYLGFLLCVGQCVLERKSALNRLLSLLFLFLGILVGSGLAMVSGFYRVSPRFVLLHIPALGSIGPVLYGIHRIIRDSEVEESFFGLDKKHFFLPALFWVLYVAVCFSDSESLVHGFESFVFQSTSLDLVFYAPFAVLAGYILGLLKGIRILFKVAVLREEWTTRVLLYILLATIANHTVGALYLLGKNPLFLLVSADMMTLSLCISYLIGRKYPAYFQNLQQVARDTIRKYSRSLLQGMDLETLRENLRVAMEVDRLYRDEELSLAALAEEMALSSHQLSELINQEMGKNFSAFVNEYRIREACELLKKDKNRSILDIGYEVGFRSKTSFHRAFLKEIGLPPSEFREKETT
- a CDS encoding acyl-CoA dehydrogenase family protein is translated as MNFQLTKNEQEFIESFRTFCKKEIAPFAEQADRNKEIPRSHFEKLAQAGYLGLLHEEEYGGQGAGIFLSTLAMEVVSEYCGSTFFSVGASAGLFGLPLKHFGTTDQKRKYLPDIISGKKIGSLGITEPDSGSDVSAVSSRARRTSKGKYLLSGQKTYITNAPVADYCLVLARVQDEIGQEKGLTHFIVDLHSKGVTRSASMDKMGLRGSPTGALFLEEVEVTEEDILGKLGKGFRQTMQTFNAERLSLSSYSLGVMKACLEESKNFSSTRKSFGKSIFQHQGVAFLLAEMYAKLEASKWFTYSVAWEMEESDSQGKGNMNLSGRCAACKLFATTSAREVTNLAVQIHGGAGFMDEYKVSRLYRDVRLGEIGGGTSEIQKLIISNSIMKE
- a CDS encoding glycosyl hydrolase family 18 protein, with protein sequence MERIFTRRLFTFFAFFLFLLFAGWLFFLRERGGGKGNERVEKANETRIYASTWSQDFWAMLKYIRLYDELHPFLYNLEGGRNNTGRILSVWKPEEISERMMWFRLVSPNTLIIPTIFRWENDFEKISDAIGLAGNVKVRDFHIRNILSEVEKYGYDGIDIDYEGMTCEKKEAFEEFLALLKEELHKRKKLLSVSIHPKTVAEQKTRFACSGLKAPIEVDYFEAYRGQLTHDYEFLGRTADKIKIMAYELHPRKNGFPGPGPQAPDWWIDKILQYAVERIPANKLYMAIPTYGYDWPLNCDLPSKSVYYSRAKFIREHWNPRMEQPTDVIKIYQTQAKAGDWIYLRPYLYRHEGHVYTDPSLWYRSGGCDRAAFYMNRTSFEKKMNILEKYKIRGFSFWQLIEDNDPEIHQYLEEKLGEGSKESSSP